The Paenibacillus sophorae genome has a segment encoding these proteins:
- a CDS encoding DHA2 family efflux MFS transporter permease subunit: MEHTKQAASTAETESFSLKAIIPPLLAIIVGMIMVILDSTVVNVAIPNLTEYFNADLKTIQWTITGYTLALSAVIPLAGWMTDRFGSKRVFVGTVVMFVIGSVLCSIAQTPVQLIIYRVIQGLGGGMVAPIGMAMVFRLAPPERRGSIMGMLGIPMLLAPALGPILSGWLIEYVSWHWIFLINLPIGILAVILGVKYLPNTERHDTPHLDLLGIILAPIAFSMLAYGVNEGGGTGWSTTPAITGLTIGGVALLLFIIVELRQKNPLLELRVFGSSDFTRGIFVSWVTQAALFGSMLFVPLYLQNVRQFTPLETGLILLPQALASGIGMPLGGRLFDKIGARPLAFVGLSIISTALFLLSNITADTSLPIIMVCLVLMGLGMGLTMMPVNTHVLNAAPRHLVGRVTPLTTAAQQVIVSFSVAGMTGYLTTQINEHLAAAGKGGNPLAAAVMGFDDVFLLSACIAAAGVVISLILRKPKVNSSGDGKFPQEDGALLPGH; the protein is encoded by the coding sequence ATGGAACATACTAAACAGGCGGCTTCGACTGCCGAAACGGAGTCTTTTTCGCTAAAAGCGATAATTCCGCCTTTGCTGGCCATTATCGTCGGGATGATTATGGTCATCCTGGACAGCACGGTGGTTAATGTGGCCATTCCGAACCTTACCGAATATTTCAATGCGGATCTCAAGACCATTCAATGGACGATTACGGGATATACGCTTGCTTTATCTGCTGTGATCCCGCTGGCGGGATGGATGACCGACCGGTTCGGCTCCAAGCGGGTATTCGTTGGGACGGTCGTTATGTTCGTCATTGGATCGGTGCTGTGCTCCATTGCCCAGACACCCGTGCAGCTCATTATTTATCGCGTCATTCAGGGCTTAGGAGGCGGGATGGTCGCTCCAATCGGGATGGCTATGGTGTTCCGGCTGGCCCCGCCGGAGCGCAGAGGCTCCATTATGGGCATGCTCGGCATTCCGATGCTGCTTGCTCCGGCGCTGGGCCCGATTCTTTCCGGCTGGCTGATTGAGTATGTGAGCTGGCACTGGATATTCCTCATCAATCTGCCAATTGGCATCCTGGCCGTTATTCTCGGCGTGAAGTATTTGCCGAATACCGAGCGGCATGATACGCCGCATCTCGATCTGCTCGGCATCATTCTGGCGCCGATTGCTTTCTCCATGCTGGCTTACGGTGTTAATGAAGGTGGAGGCACTGGCTGGTCGACTACACCGGCGATTACGGGCCTCACCATTGGCGGTGTCGCTTTGCTCTTGTTCATTATTGTGGAGCTGCGGCAAAAGAATCCGCTGCTTGAGCTGCGCGTCTTTGGCTCATCCGACTTTACCCGCGGCATCTTCGTGTCATGGGTAACCCAAGCGGCCTTGTTCGGCTCCATGCTGTTTGTGCCGCTGTATTTGCAGAATGTGCGCCAGTTCACTCCGCTTGAGACCGGTCTGATTCTTCTGCCGCAAGCGCTGGCCTCCGGTATCGGCATGCCGCTTGGCGGACGGCTGTTCGACAAGATCGGCGCAAGACCGCTGGCGTTTGTCGGGCTGTCCATCATCTCAACTGCGCTGTTCCTGCTTTCGAATATTACAGCTGATACAAGTCTGCCGATCATCATGGTCTGTCTTGTACTGATGGGCCTTGGTATGGGCCTCACGATGATGCCAGTGAATACACATGTGCTTAACGCCGCGCCGCGCCATCTCGTTGGGCGCGTTACGCCGCTGACTACAGCTGCGCAGCAGGTTATCGTTTCTTTCTCCGTCGCCGGAATGACCGGATATCTGACTACACAGATCAACGAACATCTGGCAGCGGCCGGTAAAGGCGGCAATCCGCTGGCTGCGGCGGTCATGGGCTTTGACGATGTATTTCTCCTGTCAGCCTGTATTGCCGCTGCCGGCGTTGTGATCAGCCTGATTTTGCGCAAGCCCAAGGTCAATTCTTCCGGGGACGGCAAATTTCCCCAGGAGGATGGCGCGTTATTACCTGGCCATTGA
- a CDS encoding TetR/AcrR family transcriptional regulator: protein MTLEQDPEVFGDKDTKQQILDATVDLICEGGVECVTLRRIAAKAEVNLALVNYYYRSKDNLLIEAIRTLISRFDAAFNALEDDALPPKERLKLFFGQYASHLLQYPGLAKHMMNKTPSIMGSLHKYSQYSKTMKQQKMLSVLRETTGEQDEDRLRMMMVQLFGAVLMPIVAYTCAEPEDHDENLPGVHLPSVEIQVDHLIDHYFHKYEI, encoded by the coding sequence ATGACCCTGGAACAAGATCCTGAGGTTTTCGGAGATAAAGATACGAAGCAGCAAATTCTTGACGCCACAGTAGATTTGATATGCGAGGGAGGAGTAGAATGTGTAACCTTGCGCCGAATAGCCGCGAAGGCCGAGGTGAATCTGGCGCTTGTAAATTACTATTACCGGTCCAAGGATAATCTGCTGATTGAGGCGATCCGTACGCTGATTTCCCGTTTTGATGCCGCGTTCAATGCGCTTGAGGATGACGCTCTGCCGCCCAAAGAACGGCTGAAGCTGTTCTTTGGGCAGTATGCCAGCCATCTTCTGCAATATCCGGGACTGGCCAAGCACATGATGAATAAAACCCCAAGCATCATGGGCTCACTTCATAAATATTCCCAATACAGCAAAACAATGAAGCAGCAAAAAATGCTGTCCGTTTTGCGGGAGACAACAGGTGAGCAGGATGAAGACCGGCTCAGGATGATGATGGTTCAGCTTTTCGGAGCAGTATTAATGCCGATTGTCGCGTACACATGCGCGGAACCGGAAGACCATGACGAGAACTTGCCCGGCGTGCATCTGCCCTCGGTTGAAATTCAGGTTGATCATCTGATCGACCATTATTTTCACAAGTATGAGATTTAA
- a CDS encoding diguanylate cyclase, translating into MTAIENYLILETISDNDRKSVYRCRDTVSQDTVILKVLKSEFTGHEEVMRFKQEYKMLRELSGCVEGVIKPLKLEERNGFFIMVLEDIQGRSLKRIMADDKPDQETLVRLVIKIVDIIGAIHEHHIIHKDIKPSNIVWDREKDVVQVIDFDLAVKLPKEKREFQNSGVLEGSLLYVSPEQTGRMNRNIDYRTDFYSLGVVLYEMITGVKPFESGDMLDQIYSIIAKEAVSPYQLTGGRVSWALSGVIMKLMEKSPEDRYRSAYGIRADLQKCLAGYGDFELAQEDKRNIFRISQKIYGREEELTRLAEAFRTSLRGNPQIMLISGDAGVGKTALVNELHQYISQEKGLFASGKFDQYNQNIPYSAMIQAFGTLINQLVDSPDEDYKKNLEKSLRTALGGNGVLITNIIPELEKLIGVQPEIEPLNPVEEINRFFLTFVNFIEGITNNERPLVLFLDDVQWADLSNLQLMEKLVLSNHLRKLFIVCSCRPHAAMENQPLLDSIAEIDKSREVGNIVLSSLSIKDVENFIADTLNTEPGRVKELAEIIYARTKGNSFFLNEVLNELYKNGFIFFDDLEGKWKWVLAQISDLNINDNVVEFLMMKLQALPEEDQRVLKLCASIGNLFDYKMLSLIAEEEPRVIAKSLIKAMGEDIIIPADTNHSMLPSLLEETEDIPRDINAYFKFQHDRLQQVCYQMIDPVTSKKLHLKIGRLLLMQLTSGEVEEKLVDIVTHINKGIEFIGEEDEANQVIQLNLKAAQKTKAAFGYEAAFAFLEAAVDLLKKSPWRSDERRISEIYRLYAEYGYLTHHTDEADKACAILLNQTVDSFSIAEIYEMQANHYTYLGMMKESIASGKRGLRALGVKIPDKPGLASVVKEFLKVKARLRGMTIEEIFGKPEMKDEKIKLIMRLLINIFPPAFISGEANLFALIVLKKAELTLKYGNCPESAIAFIGYSILLSGFGDLKGAFDFGRLGIRINDKFNDLKWRGASHVLYTLFCHAWNEPWDTLHDWFSKSIESSLRTGDLLYLAHACFYVNLWNPTMDIVTNLHESNRYIAMIENTKYKEALATAKLARQQLLNLAGELSNPLTLDSETFSEKAYVRQLEEAKYYSGIAIYYIYKIKLLFTYESYSDSLAYIDKAYGIIGTLAGSAFMEEFALYTFLNLAYCYKDLSAYDRMKARARMRKEYGRVKKWAAHTPENFLLHERLMKAEWARISGNNELAGKYYDLAIAACEKGNVVRYKALVYELAAKFYNSRLFTEFASYLFRQSLYYYSVWGAKGKIKHINEQYQDIVKYKKEYLVGRAVTDSTESIDLNSILLASQAISKEIELNNLLEALMEIVIKNAGAQRGCILMRSSSDLLVEGEYRPEDDKITVVVHRHSDDYNLPYSIIHAVEESKETLIYKDAFSEAGLINDPYIIRHQPKSLVCMPLINHNKTIAVIYLENNLVTDVFTNERMRIINLLSREMVFSLENASLYSDLERSEEKYRELVNNMLDGIFIIQDMQCKFVNTALARMIGYEMEEMIDQPFDKFIALAQREDVLALHRKRINGIDAPGEYESRLVHKDGKQEIDVILKAIFINYLNKPAVQGTVKDITERKRAEEELRKHKEHLEELVIERTKELKQNNEELNKNILLIEKISITDELTGLYNRRHFNTIFFREVGRAGIEKGYLAYIMLDIDYYKKYNDTYGHYEGDNVLRRLGATIKEQAAKASDYVFRLGGEEFGIIVTGLTPEQSFEYADGIRRSVEELNIPHEMSPVFGYLTVSVGVAAVRVDGLTEKDIYKLADDALYQSKADGRNRVTMLEQ; encoded by the coding sequence ATGACAGCGATTGAGAATTATCTAATACTGGAAACGATCTCCGATAATGATAGAAAATCGGTTTACAGATGCAGAGATACTGTCTCCCAGGATACGGTTATATTAAAGGTCCTGAAATCCGAATTTACCGGACATGAAGAGGTCATGCGGTTCAAGCAGGAATACAAGATGCTCCGGGAATTAAGCGGATGCGTCGAAGGCGTGATCAAACCCCTAAAGCTGGAAGAGCGGAACGGCTTCTTTATCATGGTTCTGGAAGATATACAGGGGCGTTCTCTGAAACGGATTATGGCTGATGACAAGCCGGATCAGGAAACTCTTGTACGGTTGGTGATCAAGATCGTCGACATCATTGGCGCCATCCATGAACACCACATCATACATAAAGATATCAAACCTTCAAATATTGTATGGGACCGGGAAAAAGATGTTGTGCAGGTCATCGATTTCGATCTGGCGGTTAAGCTGCCGAAAGAAAAGCGGGAATTCCAAAACAGCGGCGTGCTGGAAGGAAGCCTGCTGTATGTCTCTCCGGAACAGACCGGCCGGATGAACCGGAACATTGATTACCGGACGGATTTTTACTCACTGGGCGTTGTGCTGTATGAGATGATCACAGGCGTTAAACCCTTCGAGTCTGGCGACATGCTGGATCAAATTTACTCCATTATTGCAAAAGAAGCCGTCTCCCCCTATCAGTTAACTGGGGGCAGGGTATCCTGGGCGTTGTCCGGAGTCATAATGAAGCTGATGGAGAAATCGCCGGAAGACAGATACAGAAGCGCCTATGGTATCAGAGCCGATTTGCAGAAATGTTTAGCCGGTTACGGTGATTTTGAGCTGGCGCAAGAGGATAAACGGAATATCTTTCGGATTTCGCAAAAAATCTACGGCAGGGAAGAGGAACTAACCCGCCTGGCAGAAGCTTTTAGAACAAGCCTGAGAGGCAACCCGCAAATCATGCTGATCTCCGGGGATGCAGGCGTAGGCAAGACCGCTCTGGTAAATGAGCTTCACCAATATATAAGTCAGGAAAAAGGGCTGTTTGCGTCAGGAAAGTTCGATCAATATAACCAGAACATTCCATACAGCGCGATGATCCAGGCTTTCGGAACATTGATCAATCAGCTGGTTGACAGCCCTGATGAAGATTATAAGAAAAATCTGGAGAAGTCTCTGAGAACCGCTTTGGGCGGCAATGGAGTCCTAATTACGAATATCATACCGGAACTCGAGAAGCTGATTGGCGTTCAGCCGGAAATTGAGCCCCTGAATCCGGTGGAGGAGATCAACCGGTTCTTTCTGACCTTCGTTAACTTTATCGAGGGAATTACCAATAATGAAAGACCTTTGGTCTTGTTTCTGGATGATGTTCAGTGGGCCGATTTGTCGAACTTGCAGCTTATGGAGAAGCTGGTGCTCAGTAATCATTTGCGGAAACTGTTCATCGTGTGCTCGTGCCGGCCGCATGCGGCGATGGAGAATCAACCCCTGTTAGACTCTATCGCCGAAATTGATAAGAGCAGGGAAGTGGGGAACATCGTCTTGAGCTCCTTGTCTATCAAGGATGTGGAGAACTTCATTGCCGATACGCTTAATACCGAACCTGGCAGGGTAAAAGAACTCGCGGAAATTATTTATGCGAGAACCAAAGGGAATTCCTTTTTTTTAAACGAAGTGTTAAATGAATTGTATAAGAACGGCTTTATTTTCTTCGATGATCTGGAAGGCAAATGGAAGTGGGTACTAGCGCAAATCTCCGATTTGAATATTAACGACAATGTCGTCGAGTTCTTGATGATGAAGCTGCAGGCCCTGCCGGAGGAAGATCAGAGAGTTCTGAAATTATGCGCATCCATAGGCAATCTGTTCGATTATAAAATGCTGTCCCTGATCGCCGAAGAGGAGCCGCGGGTTATTGCCAAGTCTCTGATAAAAGCCATGGGTGAGGATATTATCATTCCTGCCGATACAAATCATTCCATGCTGCCCAGTCTCCTTGAAGAGACGGAGGATATTCCCAGGGATATTAACGCCTATTTTAAATTCCAGCATGACCGGCTACAGCAGGTTTGTTACCAAATGATCGATCCTGTAACAAGCAAGAAGCTGCATTTGAAAATAGGTAGACTGCTGCTTATGCAGCTCACTTCCGGAGAAGTTGAAGAGAAACTCGTAGATATTGTTACGCATATCAATAAAGGGATTGAATTTATCGGCGAAGAGGATGAAGCCAATCAAGTTATTCAGCTTAATCTGAAAGCCGCCCAAAAAACGAAAGCGGCCTTTGGCTATGAAGCTGCATTTGCATTCCTAGAAGCTGCCGTTGACCTTCTGAAGAAGAGCCCGTGGAGGAGCGATGAGCGGCGTATCTCGGAAATCTATAGACTATATGCAGAATACGGGTATCTGACTCATCATACCGATGAGGCGGACAAGGCATGCGCAATTCTTCTAAATCAGACGGTCGACAGCTTTTCCATTGCCGAGATCTATGAAATGCAGGCGAATCATTATACTTATCTGGGGATGATGAAGGAGTCCATAGCGTCCGGGAAGCGCGGTCTCAGAGCACTGGGGGTCAAAATACCGGACAAGCCCGGATTGGCGTCGGTGGTGAAGGAATTTCTAAAGGTCAAAGCCAGACTTAGAGGGATGACGATCGAAGAGATTTTCGGCAAGCCCGAAATGAAGGACGAAAAGATAAAGCTCATCATGAGACTATTGATCAATATTTTCCCCCCGGCGTTTATCTCGGGAGAGGCCAATCTGTTCGCTCTAATCGTGCTGAAAAAAGCAGAGCTGACCTTGAAATATGGAAATTGTCCCGAATCGGCCATTGCGTTTATCGGTTATTCCATATTGCTGTCCGGATTTGGTGACCTCAAAGGGGCTTTCGATTTCGGGAGACTGGGCATAAGAATCAATGACAAGTTCAATGATCTGAAGTGGAGAGGGGCGTCGCATGTATTATACACGCTTTTTTGCCATGCATGGAATGAGCCCTGGGATACGCTGCATGACTGGTTCAGCAAATCGATTGAGTCCAGTCTGAGAACAGGGGACTTGCTCTATCTTGCTCACGCATGCTTCTATGTCAATCTATGGAACCCGACGATGGACATCGTGACCAATCTTCATGAGAGCAACAGATACATTGCAATGATCGAGAACACAAAATATAAAGAAGCGCTGGCGACAGCGAAGCTGGCACGGCAGCAACTTCTTAATCTTGCGGGGGAACTGAGTAATCCTCTTACGTTAGACAGCGAGACCTTCAGCGAAAAGGCTTATGTGCGGCAGCTTGAAGAAGCCAAGTATTATTCGGGAATCGCCATCTACTATATCTACAAGATAAAGCTGCTGTTCACCTACGAGAGCTACAGCGACTCACTCGCATACATCGACAAGGCGTACGGTATCATTGGGACCCTTGCCGGCTCGGCTTTTATGGAGGAGTTCGCTTTGTATACATTCCTGAATCTGGCCTATTGCTATAAAGACTTAAGCGCTTATGACAGGATGAAAGCAAGAGCAAGAATGCGCAAAGAATACGGCAGGGTAAAAAAGTGGGCTGCCCATACTCCGGAGAATTTTCTGCTGCACGAGAGGCTGATGAAGGCCGAATGGGCAAGAATTTCGGGCAATAACGAACTGGCCGGCAAATATTACGATCTCGCCATTGCAGCCTGCGAAAAAGGGAATGTTGTCCGATATAAAGCGCTTGTCTATGAGCTGGCCGCCAAATTCTATAACAGCAGACTTTTCACAGAGTTTGCCTCGTACCTGTTCAGACAATCCTTATATTACTATTCCGTGTGGGGAGCTAAAGGCAAGATCAAACATATTAATGAGCAGTATCAGGATATCGTGAAATATAAAAAGGAATACTTGGTGGGAAGAGCCGTCACGGATTCCACGGAGAGCATTGATTTGAATTCCATTCTTTTGGCATCCCAGGCCATTTCAAAGGAAATCGAGCTGAATAATCTGTTGGAAGCGCTGATGGAAATCGTTATCAAAAATGCGGGAGCCCAAAGAGGCTGTATCCTGATGAGATCCAGTTCGGATTTGCTCGTAGAAGGAGAGTACAGGCCCGAAGACGACAAAATTACCGTTGTGGTGCATCGCCATTCAGATGATTACAATCTGCCGTATTCCATTATCCATGCTGTGGAGGAAAGCAAGGAGACTCTGATTTATAAGGATGCTTTTTCCGAAGCCGGGCTGATTAACGATCCCTATATTATAAGGCACCAGCCCAAATCTCTCGTATGCATGCCGCTTATCAATCATAACAAGACGATTGCCGTTATCTATCTGGAGAACAATCTGGTAACGGACGTATTCACGAATGAAAGAATGAGAATTATCAATCTGCTGTCTAGAGAAATGGTATTCTCGCTTGAGAACGCAAGCCTGTATTCGGATCTGGAGCGATCGGAGGAGAAATACCGGGAACTTGTCAACAACATGCTGGACGGAATATTCATTATTCAGGACATGCAATGCAAATTTGTCAACACGGCTTTGGCGCGAATGATTGGCTATGAAATGGAAGAGATGATTGATCAGCCTTTTGATAAATTTATTGCTCTGGCGCAGAGGGAAGATGTATTGGCTTTGCACCGGAAAAGGATTAACGGGATAGACGCTCCGGGCGAGTATGAAAGCAGACTGGTGCATAAGGACGGTAAACAAGAGATTGATGTGATTCTTAAAGCCATTTTCATTAACTATCTGAATAAGCCGGCGGTTCAAGGAACGGTAAAGGACATTACGGAGAGAAAAAGAGCGGAAGAAGAGCTGAGAAAGCATAAGGAACATCTGGAAGAACTGGTAATCGAGAGAACCAAAGAGCTGAAGCAGAACAACGAGGAATTGAACAAGAATATCTTGTTGATCGAAAAGATATCCATTACCGATGAATTGACCGGCTTGTATAATCGACGGCACTTCAATACGATCTTTTTCAGAGAAGTGGGCAGAGCCGGGATTGAAAAAGGGTATCTGGCTTATATCATGCTTGATATTGACTATTACAAAAAGTATAACGACACGTACGGCCATTATGAAGGCGACAACGTATTGCGCAGGCTTGGGGCAACCATCAAAGAACAGGCCGCCAAGGCCAGCGATTACGTATTCCGGCTGGGAGGAGAGGAGTTCGGGATTATCGTCACCGGACTGACTCCTGAGCAGTCCTTCGAGTATGCTGATGGAATCAGGAGAAGCGTTGAAGAATTAAACATACCGCATGAAATGAGTCCGGTCTTCGGATACTTAACCGTGTCGGTGGGAGTTGCGGCGGTAAGGGTCGACGGTCTGACGGAGAAAGATATTTATAAGCTGGCGGATGACGCGCTTTACCAGTCCAAGGCTGACGGCCGAAACCGGGTTACAATGCTTGAGCAATAA
- a CDS encoding small-conductance mechanosensitive channel, with translation MPYIGSVVKWKGLPPGYGDFPAQKVEADPGFNLLYFTLASMVALFIALFLIFPGLFGFKKTEDERTAPDKQTPFPVWFWWSLPVLGVSWLFMWGRVHYFISFEYYTFVPLWWAFILILDGIVYKRNNGNSIISKKPQVMQLLAVVSCFSWFAFEFLNFFVIENWYYPNNEVFTNFGNVFWFSLSYTTVLPAIFEWYLLLRTFKGFRHRYRNGPKFSVNRKFLLVYYVLGLGLAFGMGYYPYALFWVLWVALVPLLSAAMALTGYWTPFTPIKNGNWSPLILIALATLFNGFFWEFWNFGSEWFHDSLPTNPNYWKYSVPYLDKIHIFSEMPILGYFGYLFFGVNCWIIWLIAAYIFDFDADFEV, from the coding sequence TTGCCGTACATAGGAAGTGTAGTGAAGTGGAAGGGGCTTCCGCCAGGGTATGGCGATTTTCCCGCTCAGAAGGTTGAGGCGGACCCGGGCTTCAATCTGCTGTATTTTACCTTGGCTTCAATGGTGGCGTTATTCATCGCTCTGTTCCTGATCTTCCCCGGACTATTCGGCTTTAAGAAGACTGAGGATGAACGCACCGCTCCCGATAAGCAGACGCCGTTTCCCGTGTGGTTCTGGTGGAGCCTGCCTGTGCTTGGAGTGAGCTGGTTGTTCATGTGGGGACGCGTTCACTATTTTATTTCCTTTGAATATTATACATTCGTTCCGTTATGGTGGGCCTTTATACTGATTCTGGACGGTATTGTGTATAAGCGGAATAACGGGAATTCCATCATCTCCAAAAAACCGCAGGTCATGCAGCTGCTTGCCGTCGTTTCCTGCTTCAGCTGGTTCGCCTTTGAGTTTCTGAATTTCTTTGTCATCGAGAACTGGTATTATCCAAATAATGAAGTGTTTACGAACTTCGGGAATGTATTTTGGTTCTCTTTATCTTACACTACCGTTCTGCCCGCCATTTTTGAATGGTATTTGCTGCTAAGGACGTTCAAAGGGTTTAGACACCGGTACCGGAACGGCCCCAAATTTTCGGTGAACCGAAAATTTCTTCTCGTATACTATGTTCTGGGCTTGGGGCTGGCCTTCGGGATGGGGTACTATCCATATGCGCTGTTCTGGGTGCTTTGGGTCGCGCTTGTTCCTCTTCTTTCCGCGGCTATGGCTTTGACGGGATACTGGACTCCTTTTACTCCGATAAAAAATGGCAACTGGTCTCCACTCATTCTGATCGCCCTGGCTACCCTGTTTAATGGTTTCTTCTGGGAATTTTGGAATTTCGGAAGCGAATGGTTTCATGATTCTTTGCCTACCAACCCGAATTATTGGAAGTACTCCGTTCCCTATCTTGACAAAATACATATTTTTTCGGAGATGCCCATTCTGGGGTATTTCGGATATTTGTTCTTTGGCGTAAACTGCTGGATAATATGGCTTATTGCAGCGTATATTTTTGACTTTGATGCCGATTTCGAAGTGTAG
- a CDS encoding copper amine oxidase N-terminal domain-containing protein: MKINQYYVLYTTPKSPYLDNGKLYLPLRAVSELLGGKAVYDSKTKLAKIEMNNHVLEINTATNQTTYDGEGVQTDIKPQIHQQSLFVPIRTLVEGLKVNGKWDQKQQMFIVTDDSLQKTPTFLTIHEFDATTIHEQEAFFPLFYTFENKKENDLFAMSLTVKAQNITGADIPAGEENLHPTYLLQNGGVTYIPDRDTRPAVKKDAIVTRTWKRTESNHVQYILFEGRTGKDRTIILP; encoded by the coding sequence ATGAAGATCAATCAATACTATGTGCTGTATACAACCCCGAAATCGCCTTATTTGGATAATGGCAAGCTGTATCTGCCGCTGCGCGCCGTGAGCGAATTACTTGGGGGAAAGGCAGTGTATGATTCCAAAACAAAGCTGGCCAAAATTGAGATGAATAACCATGTGCTTGAAATCAATACGGCAACGAATCAAACGACCTATGATGGCGAAGGCGTGCAAACCGATATTAAGCCGCAAATCCATCAACAAAGTCTATTTGTACCGATTCGTACCTTGGTTGAGGGTTTAAAGGTGAATGGAAAATGGGATCAGAAACAACAAATGTTCATAGTGACCGATGACAGCCTTCAAAAGACCCCGACTTTTCTCACGATTCATGAGTTCGATGCGACAACGATTCATGAACAAGAGGCCTTTTTTCCTCTGTTCTACACATTTGAAAATAAGAAAGAGAACGATCTTTTTGCCATGTCATTGACCGTTAAAGCTCAAAACATTACTGGAGCCGATATACCCGCAGGAGAGGAAAATCTGCATCCTACTTATTTATTACAGAACGGCGGTGTGACCTACATTCCGGATAGGGATACCCGGCCTGCGGTAAAGAAGGATGCGATAGTTACTAGGACTTGGAAGAGAACGGAGTCGAATCATGTGCAATACATTCTCTTTGAAGGCAGAACGGGTAAAGACCGCACCATTATTCTTCCTTAA
- a CDS encoding Lrp/AsnC family transcriptional regulator, which translates to MDEIDRSILEALKENSRMTISDISKRVKLSIPAVTERIRKMDESGMIEEYTVKINRAKAGYKLLAFVLVVIDRTEQIPAFRAFISDCVEVLECHHLAGEYDYLLKVLVEDTGELEKFLSDTLKSVPGVIRSNTMISMSSLKEKWNR; encoded by the coding sequence ATGGACGAAATCGACCGCAGTATTCTGGAAGCGCTGAAGGAGAACAGCCGGATGACCATTTCCGATATCAGCAAAAGAGTGAAGCTCTCTATCCCCGCAGTGACGGAGAGAATCCGTAAAATGGACGAGTCCGGAATGATCGAAGAATACACCGTCAAGATCAACCGGGCCAAAGCAGGCTATAAGCTGCTGGCGTTCGTGCTGGTCGTCATCGACCGGACGGAGCAAATTCCCGCCTTTCGCGCATTCATATCAGACTGCGTCGAGGTGCTGGAGTGCCACCACCTTGCAGGCGAATACGACTACTTGCTGAAGGTGCTTGTGGAGGACACCGGGGAGCTGGAGAAATTTTTATCCGATACGTTGAAAAGCGTGCCGGGAGTCATTAGGAGCAATACGATGATTTCCATGTCTTCACTTAAAGAGAAATGGAACAGATGA
- a CDS encoding LysE family translocator, whose translation MGLLLQLAVGPVCLFIFHAASLRGFSAAEAGVAGVSVADGLFILAALRGVTLLGAGRKPGGILYVLGAGTLLVFGLNMIAGIFGYSLLPVIPIADGSGTDGMFVRAFLLTASNPLTLLFWTGIFSAKMAELKLRSGELIQFGLGCLLATVLFLTAIALLGQLAHPLVTPAFAQGLNFLTGILFLFFAFRLIVKWIFRSEAPTA comes from the coding sequence TTGGGCCTTCTGCTTCAGCTTGCCGTCGGTCCGGTTTGTTTGTTTATCTTTCACGCCGCCTCGCTGCGCGGCTTCTCCGCCGCCGAGGCAGGAGTCGCCGGCGTATCGGTGGCTGACGGTCTGTTCATTCTTGCCGCGCTGCGGGGGGTTACCCTGCTTGGCGCAGGGCGGAAGCCCGGCGGTATTCTTTATGTGCTCGGAGCAGGCACGCTTCTGGTGTTCGGCTTGAATATGATCGCAGGAATATTCGGTTACAGCCTTCTTCCCGTCATCCCCATTGCGGACGGCTCCGGCACAGACGGCATGTTTGTCCGCGCCTTTCTGCTGACCGCATCAAATCCGCTGACTCTTCTCTTCTGGACCGGAATTTTTTCGGCAAAGATGGCTGAGCTTAAGCTGCGGAGCGGCGAGCTGATTCAATTCGGGCTGGGCTGCCTTCTGGCGACCGTCCTGTTTCTGACGGCGATTGCGCTGCTGGGACAGTTGGCTCACCCTCTCGTTACGCCTGCGTTCGCACAAGGGCTGAACTTTCTGACCGGCATCCTGTTTCTCTTCTTCGCCTTCCGGCTGATCGTCAAATGGATCTTCAGGTCCGAGGCGCCCACAGCATGA
- a CDS encoding YnfA family protein: protein MVISILLFILAGLAEIGGGYLVWLWLRESRPLWFGIAGALILVVYGIIPTFQRFPGFGRVYAAYGGVFIVLAVLWGWLVDKKIPDLYDWIGAAVCMAGVCIMLWAPRT, encoded by the coding sequence ATGGTAATATCTATACTGTTATTTATTTTGGCGGGACTTGCGGAAATCGGCGGCGGCTACCTGGTGTGGCTGTGGCTGCGTGAATCAAGGCCGCTCTGGTTCGGCATTGCCGGAGCGCTGATCCTTGTCGTGTACGGCATCATTCCAACCTTCCAGCGCTTCCCCGGCTTTGGACGCGTGTATGCGGCCTATGGCGGTGTCTTTATTGTGCTGGCTGTGTTATGGGGATGGCTTGTCGATAAAAAGATACCCGACCTGTACGATTGGATCGGCGCAGCGGTCTGTATGGCCGGAGTTTGCATCATGCTGTGGGCGCCTCGGACCTGA